A portion of the Bacteroides faecium genome contains these proteins:
- a CDS encoding WGR domain-containing protein, with product MKRAFIYKDEKSHKFWWIDYSGCDFAVNYGKFNSIGKFEIKDFDTEEECLKQAEKLIHSKEKKGYVEDANFDFMHRIYIDSEEYGLHPKTSHPRFTEHFTEELYYDCVDEEAPFGSDEGSDTLDSLEETIRKNPKLNFLDYPKYLIEHDWGMEYIPVESLDPEVVKKLASKKEMDMTQSDMVTYATAFGQIKITGRLSPKLQEQGVKAIKRLALLWGNGLTEIQNRMIDDLLSFPIGKD from the coding sequence ATGAAAAGAGCATTTATTTATAAAGATGAGAAATCTCATAAATTTTGGTGGATTGATTATAGTGGCTGTGATTTTGCTGTAAACTATGGTAAGTTCAACAGTATCGGTAAATTTGAAATCAAGGATTTCGACACAGAAGAAGAATGCCTGAAACAAGCAGAGAAACTTATTCACTCGAAAGAGAAAAAAGGGTATGTAGAAGACGCCAACTTCGACTTCATGCACAGAATTTATATTGATTCCGAAGAATATGGTTTGCATCCCAAGACTTCTCATCCCCGATTTACCGAACACTTCACGGAAGAACTCTATTATGATTGCGTAGACGAAGAAGCACCTTTTGGTAGCGATGAGGGAAGTGATACGTTAGATTCTCTTGAAGAAACGATCAGAAAAAATCCCAAACTCAACTTTCTTGATTATCCCAAGTATCTGATAGAACACGACTGGGGCATGGAATATATTCCTGTTGAAAGTCTTGACCCCGAAGTGGTTAAAAAACTAGCTTCAAAGAAAGAAATGGATATGACACAAAGCGACATGGTGACTTACGCTACTGCCTTTGGACAAATAAAAATCACTGGGCGTCTCTCACCCAAATTACAAGAACAGGGAGTTAAAGCTATCAAAAGATTAGCTTTACTTTGGGGAAATGGTTTGACCGAGATTCAAAACAGAATGATTGATGACTTGCTTTCATTTCCTATCGGTAAGGACTGA
- the rsgA gene encoding ribosome small subunit-dependent GTPase A yields MNNENNTNPQSGINLNMYGWNEMLNQLKEESLYSTLAHGRVSIVHRTCYEIVSENGLFQCELTGNMMYGKSDFELPCTGDWVIFQPFDENKGIIVDMLPRERTLYRKKSGTVADKQAIASYVDKAFIVQSLDDNFNVRRVERFMAQILEENISSVLVLNKADLDFDRQSVEGQIKHIACQIPVFFTSIRQPETILRLRESISEGETVVFVGSSGVGKSSLVNALCEKSVLLTSDISLSTGKGRHTSTRREMVLMNSSGVLIDTPGVREFGLAIDNPDSLAEVLEISDYAESCRFKDCKHINEPGCAVIEAVNSGALDSKVYESYLKLRREAWHFSASEHEKRKKEKSFTKLVEEVKNRKDASR; encoded by the coding sequence ATGAATAACGAAAATAATACCAATCCTCAATCCGGCATTAACCTGAATATGTATGGCTGGAATGAGATGCTAAACCAACTTAAAGAAGAATCATTATATAGTACCCTTGCCCACGGTCGTGTATCCATTGTGCATCGGACGTGTTATGAGATAGTTTCTGAAAATGGCTTGTTTCAGTGCGAACTGACAGGTAACATGATGTACGGGAAATCAGATTTTGAATTACCTTGTACGGGTGATTGGGTAATCTTTCAGCCGTTTGATGAAAATAAAGGGATTATAGTTGATATGCTGCCCCGTGAACGGACATTGTATCGCAAGAAAAGCGGGACAGTTGCTGATAAACAAGCCATTGCTTCTTATGTCGATAAGGCATTTATAGTACAAAGCCTTGATGATAATTTCAATGTCCGCAGGGTAGAACGTTTTATGGCTCAGATATTGGAAGAAAATATCAGTTCCGTATTGGTACTCAACAAAGCCGATTTGGATTTTGACAGGCAGAGTGTTGAAGGACAAATAAAGCATATCGCCTGTCAGATACCTGTCTTTTTTACGAGTATCCGTCAACCGGAGACTATTCTCCGGCTACGCGAATCCATATCAGAAGGCGAAACGGTTGTATTTGTCGGTTCTTCGGGTGTGGGGAAAAGCTCTTTGGTGAATGCGCTTTGTGAAAAGTCGGTATTGCTCACATCTGATATAAGCCTGTCCACAGGAAAAGGTCGTCATACTTCGACCCGCCGTGAAATGGTATTGATGAACAGTTCGGGTGTTTTAATCGACACTCCGGGCGTCCGTGAATTTGGCTTGGCCATTGACAATCCCGATTCTCTTGCCGAAGTACTGGAAATCTCCGACTATGCGGAGTCGTGCCGTTTCAAGGATTGCAAACATATCAATGAACCGGGCTGTGCTGTTATAGAAGCAGTCAATAGTGGCGCATTAGATTCAAAAGTTTATGAGAGCTATCTGAAACTTCGTCGGGAAGCGTGGCATTTCTCTGCTTCCGAACATGAGAAACGTAAAAAGGAGAAATCCTTTACCAAACTGGTGGAAGAAGTGAAGAACCGCAAGGATGCAAGCCGCTGA
- a CDS encoding DUF1062 domain-containing protein, translating into METTFTWEIRVKNCPLLIKKCSHCDSDRFYCSDKFRMNAQKKNIDVWLIYRCVKCDNTCNMTLFSRTKPDLIDKKLFHSFSMNDRETAWQYAFSVGMASKNNLQLDYDSVEYEVTSDISSEAIMDMTDEAISVRIKCDFDLNLKLSSLIKRCLPLSSTRLKCMFEKGEISLLSGKQPYKYKVKKGDIILIHRKCLLDILG; encoded by the coding sequence ATGGAAACAACATTTACATGGGAGATTAGGGTGAAGAATTGCCCTTTATTGATTAAGAAATGTAGCCACTGCGACAGTGACCGCTTTTATTGCAGTGATAAGTTCAGAATGAATGCACAGAAAAAGAACATTGATGTCTGGCTGATTTACAGATGCGTGAAGTGCGATAACACTTGTAATATGACTTTGTTTTCGCGAACCAAACCCGACCTGATTGATAAGAAACTGTTTCATAGCTTTTCGATGAACGATAGGGAAACGGCCTGGCAATATGCTTTCTCGGTCGGAATGGCAAGCAAGAACAATCTTCAATTAGACTATGATAGCGTTGAATATGAGGTAACGAGTGACATTTCATCGGAAGCCATTATGGATATGACCGATGAAGCGATAAGTGTCCGAATCAAATGTGATTTTGACTTGAACCTGAAATTATCATCATTGATAAAGAGATGTCTTCCGCTTTCCAGTACCCGGTTAAAGTGTATGTTTGAGAAGGGAGAGATTTCTCTTCTTTCGGGCAAACAGCCTTATAAGTATAAAGTAAAGAAAGGAGATATTATTTTGATACATAGAAAGTGCTTGCTTGATATTTTAGGATAA
- a CDS encoding PDDEXK nuclease domain-containing protein — MNFEQLATIITDTHQQLQQSAVKAVNQRLTVRNWLIGFYIIEFEQNGEDRATYGEQLLKNLEQRINQKALSVTLFQWSRKFYLLYPQFNLLIKHSFMLIYETASHKLIVNGEKQIYETLSHKLQNIENEDNDENIPAEKLLSSISFSHFIELMKIDNLVKRLYYEMLTIQTGLSVRELKRQINALSYERIGLSGDMEHALTTIQKKIHPQTVTDTVKDDYFFEFLNIPQQHVPLLKESELETLLLDHLRDFIIELGNGFCFEARQKRILIGDEYFFIDMVFYHRILKAHILLEVKISPFDHAHVSQLYSYLNYYKAEVMEPDDNPPIGILLVTNKNDALVQYATAGMDEQIFVSKYKLQLPTEQQLKDLILKTIRQ; from the coding sequence ATGAATTTTGAACAATTAGCAACCATTATAACTGATACACACCAACAATTACAACAGAGTGCGGTCAAAGCTGTAAACCAACGACTGACAGTACGTAATTGGCTTATAGGATTTTATATCATAGAGTTTGAACAAAATGGTGAAGACCGTGCCACTTATGGTGAACAGTTATTAAAGAATTTGGAACAAAGAATAAATCAAAAGGCTTTAAGTGTCACTCTATTTCAGTGGTCTAGAAAATTCTACTTGTTATATCCACAATTTAATCTACTAATAAAACATTCATTCATGCTAATATATGAGACAGCGTCTCATAAATTAATTGTCAATGGAGAAAAACAGATTTATGAGACACTGTCTCATAAATTACAAAACATTGAAAATGAAGATAATGATGAAAACATACCTGCTGAAAAGTTATTATCTTCTATCTCATTTTCTCATTTCATCGAACTGATGAAGATAGATAATCTCGTTAAACGGTTGTATTACGAAATGCTGACTATCCAAACTGGACTTTCTGTCCGGGAACTCAAACGACAGATAAACGCATTGAGTTACGAGCGTATCGGACTATCGGGTGATATGGAACATGCGCTTACTACCATACAAAAAAAAATACATCCGCAAACCGTAACCGATACAGTTAAGGATGATTATTTTTTCGAGTTCTTGAATATCCCGCAGCAACACGTTCCACTTCTCAAAGAGAGCGAACTTGAAACCTTATTACTTGACCATTTGCGTGACTTTATCATCGAACTTGGGAATGGCTTTTGTTTCGAGGCAAGGCAGAAACGCATTTTGATTGGCGACGAATATTTTTTCATTGATATGGTCTTTTATCACCGAATCCTTAAAGCTCATATTTTGTTGGAAGTCAAAATATCTCCATTCGACCATGCCCATGTGTCACAACTTTATTCTTATTTAAATTACTACAAAGCTGAAGTGATGGAACCCGATGATAATCCACCTATTGGCATTTTATTAGTGACAAACAAGAACGACGCATTGGTGCAATATGCTACTGCTGGAATGGATGAACAAATATTCGTTTCTAAATATAAATTACAACTTCCAACAGAGCAACAACTCAAAGATTTAATCTTAAAAACCATCCGGCAATAA
- a CDS encoding SIMPL domain-containing protein produces the protein MKKVFLLAFALFAWNILANAQESDERYVEVTGSSEIEVVPDEIHFLIQIKEYWEEEYTGKSKKEEDFRTKVPLAMIEKDLRKSLRKIGISDEAIRTQEVGDYWRQRGKEFLIGKQLDIRLTDFEQINSIIRSVNTWGIESMRIGELKHKDLPMYRKQGKIEALKAAREKASYLVEAMGQQLGEVIRIVEPADNNISRYIPFQAQSNVSMGTAATEQYRVIKLRYEMTARFAIK, from the coding sequence ATGAAAAAAGTATTTTTATTGGCTTTTGCCTTGTTCGCATGGAATATCCTTGCCAATGCTCAAGAAAGTGACGAAAGATATGTTGAAGTGACCGGTTCTTCGGAGATAGAAGTCGTCCCGGACGAAATACACTTTCTGATTCAGATAAAGGAATATTGGGAAGAAGAATATACGGGTAAATCGAAGAAAGAGGAAGACTTTCGGACGAAAGTGCCGTTGGCTATGATAGAGAAAGATTTGCGTAAAAGTTTGCGTAAAATAGGAATATCGGATGAGGCTATCCGTACGCAGGAAGTAGGGGACTATTGGCGTCAGAGAGGAAAGGAATTCCTGATTGGCAAACAACTGGATATCCGTCTTACGGATTTCGAGCAAATCAATTCTATTATCCGGTCTGTCAATACATGGGGAATTGAGTCCATGCGTATCGGGGAACTGAAACATAAGGACTTGCCGATGTACAGGAAGCAGGGAAAGATTGAAGCATTGAAAGCAGCCCGTGAGAAGGCATCCTATCTGGTGGAAGCAATGGGACAGCAATTGGGTGAAGTCATTCGTATCGTTGAACCTGCCGATAACAACATAAGCCGTTATATTCCTTTCCAGGCACAGAGCAATGTCAGCATGGGGACGGCAGCTACCGAACAGTACCGTGTCATCAAGCTGAGATATGAAATGACTGCCCGTTTTGCCATAAAATAA
- a CDS encoding RteC domain-containing protein, with product MENFVRNSKLNIEKEIERIERQSVAPLDKIKQIIDVIQTSLILLKSAVAEYQFTNPEEEILFFKTWKPQISGLLMFYVRLYQIEKKRIGESPSTQCKYLKSELENLKKYFLNNPFYDYYRTGRTELDEQYFVRRNYDILADTCFGLLDRDSSFTTLHDSSVAEIIANNRLTEYLSAEIEILSDELHLKLTSIVESRLLQWTDSKVALVEFIYALYAGKCFNNGNTSLKDIAFCCETLFNIEIGDFYRIFLEIRNRKKSRTQFLDKLKDKIIKMMDELDR from the coding sequence ATGGAAAATTTCGTAAGAAATAGTAAGCTGAACATAGAAAAAGAGATTGAAAGAATTGAGCGACAGTCGGTTGCCCCACTTGATAAGATAAAGCAGATTATTGATGTCATACAGACGTCTCTTATCCTGTTGAAGTCCGCCGTTGCCGAATACCAATTCACGAATCCGGAAGAAGAAATCTTGTTCTTCAAGACCTGGAAACCTCAAATTTCCGGGCTGTTGATGTTTTATGTCCGCTTGTATCAGATTGAAAAGAAACGTATCGGCGAATCTCCGTCTACCCAATGCAAATATCTGAAGTCGGAATTGGAGAACTTGAAAAAGTATTTCTTGAATAATCCCTTTTATGATTATTACCGTACTGGCAGGACGGAACTCGACGAACAATATTTTGTCAGAAGAAACTATGACATTCTAGCAGATACCTGTTTCGGGCTGTTGGACAGGGATTCTTCTTTCACTACCCTGCATGATTCAAGTGTGGCGGAAATCATAGCCAACAATCGTTTAACGGAATATCTGTCTGCTGAAATAGAGATATTATCAGACGAACTTCATCTGAAACTCACTTCAATAGTAGAAAGCCGGCTATTGCAGTGGACGGATAGCAAAGTCGCTTTGGTTGAGTTTATCTATGCCCTGTATGCGGGCAAATGCTTCAACAATGGAAATACCAGCTTAAAAGACATAGCTTTCTGTTGCGAAACTCTTTTTAATATTGAGATAGGAGACTTTTATCGTATCTTCCTGGAAATCAGAAATCGGAAGAAGAGCAGGACGCAGTTTCTTGATAAGTTGAAAGATAAAATTATAAAGATGATGGATGAGCTGGATAGATAA
- a CDS encoding IS91 family transposase codes for MVDLLNSIYTASYNTKKYRLSDFFNRWWDEYAQHPAEYITPEQYKAVNAIRVCRTAALGIDTYACPECGEVREIYHSCKNRFCPSCGWRDTLKWAGRMKDKLLRVPHRHVVMTLPHILLDLVKHNKKEILNILMRTSAETVKDWMQHKFGLKTGVIAVLHTYGETKQFHVHTHMIMSWGGIDSKGKIVIPERDYVHIPSICKVFCYKFENALIELFDAGRLEHDFRDRMEFMGFIKKVANKKDWIVHLEPPIQMPEQVIQYVGRYSKRACLSEYKITAMDGENISFRYRDYLNSPDRRNPVEKELTLHYREFFPRLLQHVPLRYFRIVRYYGFYSNKGNLPEEYFGRDKSEIEETKLQQEESEYENPYFCECCGQMRVYSHTTVASGSTTYTVVLEHCDIHRRKVA; via the coding sequence ATGGTAGATTTGTTAAATAGCATATATACAGCCAGTTACAATACAAAGAAGTACCGTTTATCGGATTTCTTCAATCGGTGGTGGGACGAGTATGCACAGCACCCGGCGGAGTATATCACCCCCGAACAGTACAAGGCGGTGAACGCTATCCGTGTATGCCGTACAGCAGCTTTAGGCATAGATACATATGCTTGTCCCGAATGTGGCGAAGTACGGGAAATCTACCATAGCTGCAAGAACCGTTTCTGCCCGTCATGCGGTTGGCGTGATACGCTGAAATGGGCGGGACGCATGAAAGACAAGTTGCTGCGAGTGCCACACCGCCATGTGGTTATGACCTTGCCGCATATATTACTGGATTTGGTGAAGCACAATAAGAAAGAAATATTGAATATCTTGATGCGCACATCGGCTGAAACTGTTAAGGACTGGATGCAGCACAAGTTCGGCTTGAAAACCGGAGTGATTGCCGTGTTACATACCTACGGGGAAACGAAGCAGTTTCATGTACACACGCACATGATTATGTCGTGGGGTGGTATTGACAGCAAAGGAAAGATTGTCATTCCCGAACGTGACTATGTACATATCCCCTCTATCTGTAAGGTGTTCTGCTACAAGTTTGAAAATGCGTTGATAGAACTGTTCGATGCGGGCAGACTGGAACATGATTTTCGTGACCGCATGGAGTTTATGGGCTTCATCAAAAAGGTGGCGAACAAAAAGGATTGGATTGTGCATTTGGAGCCGCCGATACAAATGCCGGAGCAGGTGATACAATATGTAGGCAGATATTCCAAAAGAGCGTGTTTGAGTGAGTATAAGATTACGGCAATGGATGGTGAAAACATTTCATTCCGCTATCGTGACTACCTGAACTCGCCCGACAGAAGAAATCCGGTAGAAAAGGAACTGACATTGCACTATCGTGAGTTCTTCCCCCGATTGTTGCAACACGTTCCCCTGCGTTACTTCCGCATCGTGAGGTATTACGGCTTCTACTCCAACAAAGGTAATTTGCCGGAAGAATACTTCGGACGGGATAAAAGCGAGATTGAGGAAACCAAGTTGCAGCAGGAAGAAAGCGAGTATGAAAACCCGTATTTCTGCGAGTGCTGCGGACAAATGAGAGTTTACAGCCACACAACGGTAGCAAGTGGCAGCACAACATATACGGTTGTATTGGAGCATTGCGACATACACAGACGAAAAGTGGCATGA
- a CDS encoding pyridoxamine 5'-phosphate oxidase family protein, with protein MSTKTMKEKATELLQRCEVVVLASVNEEGYPRPVPMSKIATEGISTIWMSTGADSLKTIDFRKNPKAGLCFQDKGDSVALTGTVEVVTDEKMKKELWQDWFIEHFPGGPTDPGYVLLKFESNHATYWIEGTFIHKKLD; from the coding sequence ATGTCAACAAAAACAATGAAAGAGAAAGCAACCGAGTTGTTGCAGAGATGTGAAGTTGTAGTGCTTGCTTCTGTAAATGAAGAGGGGTATCCCCGTCCTGTGCCGATGAGCAAGATTGCAACAGAGGGAATTTCTACTATTTGGATGTCTACCGGAGCGGACTCATTAAAGACCATCGACTTTCGTAAGAACCCGAAAGCCGGATTATGCTTTCAGGATAAGGGAGACAGCGTAGCCTTAACGGGAACTGTGGAAGTGGTGACGGACGAGAAAATGAAAAAGGAACTTTGGCAGGACTGGTTTATCGAGCATTTCCCCGGTGGCCCTACCGACCCCGGTTATGTACTGCTGAAATTTGAATCGAATCACGCGACTTATTGGATTGAAGGGACATTTATTCATAAGAAACTGGACTAG
- a CDS encoding GrpB family protein — translation MEQKKLTELSLDELWQLFPITLTAHQECWADWYKEEAELLKERVPSIERISHIGSTAIKGIWAKPIIDILVEIPREEKLVNLKSTIEKCGYICMAENDSRIDFNKGYTLQGFAERVFHLHLCYEGDNDELYFRDYLQTNVAIAKEYERLKLGLWKQYEHDRNMYTFQKGDFIKQYTQKGKQLFAGRYDNK, via the coding sequence ATGGAACAAAAGAAATTAACTGAATTGTCTTTAGACGAACTTTGGCAATTATTCCCCATAACCCTGACTGCACACCAAGAATGCTGGGCAGACTGGTATAAGGAAGAAGCGGAGTTGCTGAAAGAGAGAGTTCCCAGCATTGAACGTATTAGTCATATAGGCAGTACGGCAATTAAAGGAATTTGGGCAAAGCCTATCATAGATATACTTGTGGAAATTCCAAGAGAAGAAAAACTCGTCAATTTGAAAAGTACAATTGAAAAATGCGGCTATATCTGCATGGCAGAGAACGACAGTCGAATTGATTTCAATAAAGGTTACACCCTACAAGGATTCGCCGAACGGGTATTTCATCTGCATTTGTGTTACGAGGGAGATAATGACGAATTATATTTCAGAGATTATCTTCAAACGAATGTTGCCATTGCCAAAGAATATGAACGACTTAAACTTGGTTTGTGGAAACAATATGAGCATGACAGGAATATGTACACTTTTCAAAAAGGAGATTTCATAAAACAATACACCCAGAAAGGAAAACAGCTTTTTGCAGGCAGATATGACAATAAGTAA
- a CDS encoding YfbM family protein, producing the protein MGMLGVYMLTDENTMNILSDNDNLFEAVENYGEEKTTISYGIDKLWDGLHFLLTDKSSQEPIEGEPLSEAVVGVHVLDCESFIAYTAPYEIHTIIKALNEVDIDTLITKMNLSKFRKAKIYPNIWVKKNEEQLKKELKQEFFNLKTFYEKALNSQTGVLVSIY; encoded by the coding sequence ATGGGAATGTTAGGAGTTTACATGCTGACAGATGAAAACACAATGAATATATTATCTGATAACGATAATTTATTTGAAGCAGTGGAAAATTACGGAGAGGAGAAAACAACCATATCTTATGGTATTGACAAGTTATGGGATGGACTTCACTTTTTATTAACCGATAAGTCTTCACAAGAGCCTATTGAAGGAGAACCTTTAAGCGAAGCTGTTGTTGGTGTACACGTTCTTGATTGTGAGAGTTTTATAGCATATACTGCTCCATATGAAATTCATACTATCATAAAAGCACTGAATGAAGTGGATATAGATACGCTTATTACGAAAATGAATTTGTCTAAATTCAGAAAAGCTAAAATATATCCCAATATTTGGGTAAAGAAGAATGAGGAACAACTAAAAAAAGAGTTGAAACAAGAGTTCTTCAATCTGAAAACCTTTTATGAAAAAGCATTGAACTCTCAAACAGGAGTTTTAGTAAGTATTTACTAA
- the nrfA gene encoding ammonia-forming cytochrome c nitrite reductase — MKDKLKSWQGWLLFTLAMAVIFALGVIISYLMERRTEVVNVVYNKKTEITGIEARSSVFAENYLREYKTWVDTVSTGLNGRISVDMLAQRPEMVVLWAGYAFSKDYSTPRGHMYALQDITRSLRSGAPMSADDGFQPASCWMCKSSDVPRMVATIGVDSFYNNKWAAWGSEIVNPIGCADCHEPKNMELHISRPSLVEAFQRQGRDITQATPQEMRSLVCAQCHSEYYFKGDIKYPTFPWDKGFTVEDMEKYYDETGFTDYIHKLSRAPILKAQHPDYEIFQMGIHGQRGVSCADCHMPYDDEGGVKYSDHHIQNPLAVTERTCQACHRDSKETLCKNVYDRQQKANELRSLLEKELAKAHIEAKFAWDTGATENEMQEVLLLIRQAQWRWDFGVASHGGSFHAPQETMRILGHGLNKAFQARMAINKILVSHGYTDEVPFPDISTKEKAQQYIGLDMPAERAAKDKFLKEVVPKWLQKAKANGRIVN; from the coding sequence ATGAAAGATAAACTAAAATCCTGGCAGGGATGGTTACTGTTCACTCTCGCAATGGCTGTTATATTTGCATTAGGGGTAATCATCTCATATCTGATGGAACGCAGGACGGAAGTTGTGAATGTAGTTTACAACAAAAAAACTGAGATAACCGGAATAGAAGCGCGTAGCTCTGTTTTTGCCGAAAACTATCTGCGTGAATATAAGACGTGGGTTGATACGGTATCCACTGGTTTAAATGGAAGAATCTCTGTCGACATGTTGGCTCAACGTCCGGAGATGGTCGTTTTATGGGCCGGATATGCTTTTTCCAAGGATTATTCTACGCCGCGAGGACATATGTACGCTTTGCAGGATATAACCCGCTCGCTTCGTTCCGGTGCGCCCATGAGTGCTGATGACGGTTTTCAGCCTGCCAGTTGCTGGATGTGTAAAAGCTCCGATGTTCCTCGCATGGTGGCGACTATCGGGGTGGATTCTTTCTATAATAATAAATGGGCTGCATGGGGATCTGAAATAGTGAATCCCATAGGATGTGCCGATTGCCATGAGCCCAAGAATATGGAATTGCATATCAGCCGCCCGTCTCTTGTAGAAGCTTTCCAACGCCAGGGCAGGGACATTACCCAAGCTACTCCGCAAGAGATGCGTTCATTGGTGTGCGCACAGTGTCATTCGGAATATTATTTCAAAGGCGATATAAAATATCCGACTTTTCCCTGGGATAAAGGCTTCACGGTTGAGGATATGGAGAAATATTATGATGAAACGGGATTTACGGACTATATTCATAAACTGAGTCGTGCCCCTATATTGAAGGCTCAGCATCCCGATTACGAAATTTTTCAGATGGGCATACACGGTCAACGTGGTGTGTCATGCGCTGATTGCCATATGCCTTACGATGATGAAGGCGGGGTGAAGTATAGCGACCATCATATTCAGAATCCGTTGGCTGTGACTGAACGTACTTGTCAGGCTTGCCACCGTGACAGCAAGGAAACACTCTGCAAGAATGTGTATGACCGTCAGCAAAAGGCGAACGAACTGCGCTCCCTTTTGGAAAAGGAATTGGCGAAAGCGCACATTGAAGCCAAATTTGCCTGGGATACAGGGGCTACAGAGAACGAAATGCAGGAAGTACTGCTTTTGATTCGCCAGGCACAATGGAGATGGGATTTCGGTGTAGCCTCGCATGGCGGTTCCTTTCATGCTCCGCAGGAAACAATGCGTATTTTGGGACACGGGTTGAACAAAGCATTCCAAGCCCGAATGGCAATCAATAAAATCCTTGTATCACACGGATATACGGATGAAGTTCCATTCCCGGATATTTCAACAAAAGAAAAGGCGCAACAATATATCGGTTTGGATATGCCTGCTGAAAGGGCAGCAAAAGATAAGTTTTTGAAAGAAGTGGTTCCTAAGTGGCTTCAAAAGGCAAAGGCAAACGGGCGTATTGTGAATTAG
- a CDS encoding putative quinol monooxygenase — MIRLNVFVRVSETNREKAIEAAKELTACSLKEEGCIAYDTFESSTRHDVFMICETWQNAEVLAAHEKSPHFGKYVGIIQELAEMKLEKFEF, encoded by the coding sequence ATGATAAGATTAAATGTTTTTGTCCGCGTAAGCGAGACAAACCGCGAGAAAGCGATTGAAGCAGCTAAGGAACTGACTGCTTGTTCTTTGAAGGAAGAAGGATGCATTGCTTATGATACTTTCGAAAGCAGTACCCGTCACGACGTTTTCATGATTTGTGAAACATGGCAGAATGCTGAAGTATTGGCAGCTCACGAGAAGTCTCCACACTTCGGCAAATATGTAGGTATCATTCAGGAATTAGCTGAAATGAAACTGGAGAAGTTCGAATTCTAA
- a CDS encoding DUF5071 domain-containing protein, with amino-acid sequence MNEQKLIPKDKFDLDAAKRLSLATPEQVSAVATPLLEWIADMNWPVALEIIHVLPKFHKELLPSIEPILLNRENDIIWKYWIISQLLIQFPKENLLTLLPIIQEYADLIPHNENEEDLKEVSLDSLAWYNKRE; translated from the coding sequence ATGAATGAACAAAAATTGATACCTAAAGATAAATTTGATTTAGATGCAGCCAAGCGTCTGTCGTTGGCTACCCCTGAACAAGTATCGGCTGTGGCAACCCCTCTTTTGGAATGGATTGCTGACATGAATTGGCCTGTAGCATTAGAGATTATTCATGTCTTACCCAAGTTTCACAAAGAACTTTTACCAAGCATTGAGCCAATACTGTTAAATCGGGAAAATGACATCATTTGGAAATATTGGATTATTAGTCAACTTTTAATTCAATTTCCCAAAGAAAACCTATTGACACTACTTCCTATTATACAGGAATATGCCGACCTTATCCCGCATAATGAAAATGAAGAAGATTTGAAGGAAGTATCTTTAGATTCCTTGGCTTGGTATAACAAAAGAGAATGA